One part of the Methylobacterium mesophilicum SR1.6/6 genome encodes these proteins:
- a CDS encoding glycosyltransferase family 4 protein, with protein MKIIHILNHTKKSNGHVHAAVDLACEQARLDHAVLIASAGGDFDDLLQDNKVGTRYLAHRRKIHLVPSEMLAFYRLLRKDRPDIVHAHMMTSAVLAWPSCMMLGIPLITTVHNEFERSSILMGLGKKVIAVSEAVKKSMSRRGIKEKKLAVVLNGTIGSARLKSVDRKQVSLSKPNVMFVGGLHPRKGLIDLFDAFEIVYRSRPNCKLYIVGGGPMIDTYTKYVSDLSSANSVEFLGTIQQPVSYLAAADIFVLPSHADPAPLVISEAREAGCAVIATDVDGIPQLLNDGKAGILVPARRPDALAREMLRLLDDPQQLAFWKIQSQNQIQYLTISRVCAETIEVYKSAL; from the coding sequence ATGAAAATCATCCATATTCTTAACCATACAAAGAAATCAAATGGGCATGTCCATGCTGCGGTCGACCTGGCATGCGAGCAGGCGCGACTAGATCATGCTGTTCTCATCGCTAGCGCCGGCGGTGACTTTGACGATTTGCTGCAGGACAACAAAGTTGGAACGAGATACCTCGCTCATCGGCGAAAGATACATCTCGTTCCATCTGAGATGCTGGCGTTTTATCGGTTGTTGCGAAAGGATCGCCCCGATATTGTGCATGCGCATATGATGACCAGTGCAGTCCTGGCGTGGCCATCCTGCATGATGCTTGGCATTCCTTTAATTACAACTGTACACAACGAGTTCGAACGAAGCTCCATCTTGATGGGGCTTGGCAAGAAGGTCATCGCAGTTAGCGAGGCCGTGAAAAAGTCGATGTCTAGGCGAGGCATTAAGGAAAAGAAGCTTGCGGTCGTGCTGAACGGCACAATTGGTTCCGCCCGATTGAAAAGTGTGGATCGCAAGCAAGTCTCTCTTTCAAAGCCCAATGTCATGTTCGTAGGAGGACTTCATCCTAGAAAAGGCTTGATTGATCTATTCGATGCCTTCGAAATTGTCTATCGATCCAGGCCGAATTGCAAATTATATATTGTCGGGGGCGGCCCTATGATCGACACATACACTAAATATGTTTCCGATCTGTCCAGCGCAAATTCGGTCGAGTTCCTTGGGACAATCCAGCAGCCAGTTTCCTATTTGGCCGCGGCGGATATCTTCGTTCTGCCCTCCCATGCGGACCCTGCACCGCTCGTGATCTCCGAAGCAAGAGAGGCGGGTTGTGCAGTGATCGCGACCGACGTCGATGGAATTCCGCAGCTGTTGAACGATGGAAAGGCCGGTATTCTTGTGCCCGCGCGAAGGCCAGACGCCCTTGCACGTGAGATGTTGCGGTTACTGGACGATCCGCAACAACTGGCGTTCTGGAAAATCCAAAGCCAGAACCAGATACAATATTTAACCATCTCGCGTGTTTGCGCCGAAACGATTGAGGTCTACAAATCAGCTCTGTGA